A genomic window from Xyrauchen texanus isolate HMW12.3.18 chromosome 31, RBS_HiC_50CHRs, whole genome shotgun sequence includes:
- the LOC127624875 gene encoding olfactory receptor 146-like, with protein MDNLTLRHSILLVEGLSVTPQSSNPVFIVIFLVYVFAVVSNITLIILISTEKNLHDPMHVLFCNLPLNDILGTTVILPRLMQDILTETSERYITYVGCVIQAYFVHVFTAACHYVLMIMAFDRYIAICNPLRYTAIMTNKMVIKLSAAAWGMAILLVTIMIGLTVRLSHCRFKIENPFCDNASLFKLSCENVSINNVFGIIYTAVVACLSLICIFITYVKIAVVCITSKNKALNSKAIKTCSTHLSVYLIMFVSGATFIFLHRFPEYSESRKLASLLFHIAPPGLNPLVYGLQTKEIRQKFIIKDYFQSRQVLRESGRVHKYVIKSSKEPIEPFDAGISSTSTESFASSTPLRNPVSSPHSSPNSSPFRESESPSPSRFPCISKQIPRVRESISKQIPVADSASIPTKSSSMQRYGLGYQYMIKVCKAQVFILKSKNIIVLHQQISQHCLLFRSTTAV; from the exons ATGGACAACTTGACATTAAGGCACAGCATTCTCCTAGTAGAGGGACTCAGTGTTACACCCCAGTCATCTAATCCTGTTTTCATTGTGATTTTCTTAGTTTATGTCTTTGCAGTGGTTTCAAACATTACACTTATTATTTTAATCTCAACAGAGAAGAATCTGCATGACCCCATGCATGTTCTATTTTGTAACTTGCCACTGAATGATATACTAGGGACCACTGTTATTTTGCCACGCTTAATGCAGGACATTTTAACAGAAACCTCAGAGCGCTATATAACGTATGTGGGGTGTGTTATTCAAGCTTATTTTGTGCATGTATTTACTGCAGCATGCCATTATGTGCTTATGATCATGGCTTTTGATAGGTACATTGCTATATGCAATCCATTGCGATACACGGCTATAATGACCAATAAAATGGTGATTAAACTCTCAGCAGCAGCCTGGGGAATGGCAATACTTTTGGTGACAATTATGATAGGTCTGACTGTGCGTCTGTCTCACTGCAGATTTAAAATTGAAAACCCTTTCTGTGACAATGCCTCACTGTTTAAACTGTCCTGTGAAAATGTGTCCATTAATAATGTGTTTGGAATTATTTATACTGCTGTTGTAGCCTGTCTGTCATTGATATGTATATTTATAACATATGTAAAGATTGCTGTGGTATGTATAACCAGCAAAAACAAAGCACTCAATAGCAAAGCCATAAAAACCTGTAGTACtcatttatctgtttatttaatCATGTTTGTGTCTGGAGCCACTTTTATATTTCTCCATCGTTTCCCTGAATATTCTGAGAGCAGGAAACTGGCTAGTTTACTTTTTCATATTGCACCACCAGGATTAAATCCCTTAGTTTATGGTTTACAAACCAAAGAGATAAGACAGAAGTTT ATTATTAAAGACTACTTCCAGTCTCGGCAAGTGCTCAGGGAAAGTGGGCGAGTACACAAGTATGTCATCAAG tctTCAAAAGAACCTATCGAGCCATTTGATGCTGGAATCTCTTCAACCTCAACCGAGTCCTTTGCGTCCTCAACGCCCCTCCGAAACCCGGTATCATCTCCGCACTCCTCACCAAATAGCTCGCCCTTCCGAGAGTCCGAGAGTCCATCTCCAAGCAGATTCCCTTGCATCTCCAAGCAGATTCCGAGAGTCCGAGAGTCCATCTCCAAGCAGATTCCCGTAGCCGACTCAGCATCCATCCCAACCAAGTCATCATCCATGCAAAGGTATG GGTTGGGCTACCAGTACATGATCAAAGTCTGTAAAGCCCAGGTTTTCATCCTCAAGAGCAAAAACATCATAGTACTTCATCAGCAAATCAGTCAGCACTGCCTGCTGTTCAGGAGTACCACTGCTGTGtag